A window of Castanea sativa cultivar Marrone di Chiusa Pesio chromosome 1, ASM4071231v1 contains these coding sequences:
- the LOC142635823 gene encoding uncharacterized protein LOC142635823, with the protein MELYTHFGFVAILRESLKNFLKHGKLMASITLLILSLHSLLFLANTFSIKPLLKDLITNAAFLQLTTPGTSEFAKLVTAVRHDIQVFAELEWIFIVTTYVTSLFCAATTILASGVAHRGIDISIKELLLRVVKSWKRPLITFFYLTLFELGYCFLTWATLVPLVLIFPDHVTLSEIIIFIPAVVFLSYLAVVWNLAFVVSVLEEKCGIDALGRAAVLVKGFKLSGFFLNIVFGIPSLVLIPGFRLANSEKSTTIRVSVVLVMLNCLWLIKMFAFMAFTVFYYECKNNLGEKEIESLEYTKLSTAEQISADIP; encoded by the coding sequence ATGGAGTTGTATACACATTTTGGTTTTGTGGCAATTCTTAGAGAATCCCtcaaaaatttcttaaaacatGGGAAGCTCATGGCTTCCATCACCTTACTCATCCTTTCTCTTCACTCATTGCTCTTCTTGGCAAACACTTTCTCCATTAAACCATTGCTCAAAGATCTTATCACTAACGCCGCCTTCCTACAGCTCACAACTCCGGGTACCTCTGAATTTGCAAAGCTTGTCACTGCTGTGCGGCATGATATCCAAGTCTTTGCTGAGTTGGAATGGATTTTCATTGTTACCACCTATGTCACATCCTTATTCTGTGCTGCAACCACAATCTTAGCATCAGGGGTAGCACATAGAGGAATAGACATATCCATCAAAGAATTACTATTGAGAGTAGTGAAATCATGGAAAAGACCcctcattacttttttttacttAACTTTGTTCGAGTTAGGCTATTGTTTCCTAACATGGGCAACTCTCGTTCCCTTGGTGCTGATTTTTCCAGATCATGTTACTTTATCTGAAATCATAATTTTCATTCCAGCAGTGGTTTTCCTTAGTTACTTGGCTGTTGTTTGGAATTTAGCATTTGTGGTGTCAGTActagaagaaaaatgtggaATTGATGCACTAGGAAGGGCTGCAGTGCTAGTAAAGGGCTTTAAGTTAAGTGGGTTTTTTCTGAATATTGTGTTTGGAATACCATCCTTGGTTTTGATTCCGGGTTTTAGGTTGGCCAACAGCGAAAAATCAACAACAATTAGAGTATCTGTTGTGTTAGTTATGCTCAATTGTTTGTGGCTGATCAAGATGTTTGCATTCATGGCGTTCACTGTCTTCTACTATGAGTGCAAGAATAACCTGGGAGAAAAAGAGATTGAGAGCTTGGAATACACTAAACTATCCACTGCCGAACAAATTAGTGCAGATATACCCTAA